From one Molothrus aeneus isolate 106 chromosome 19, BPBGC_Maene_1.0, whole genome shotgun sequence genomic stretch:
- the TMEM141 gene encoding transmembrane protein 141 isoform X4, translating to MKGPLRFRHGRGGRGGWQGRVLPRAGPGTLAMVNLGVRRVEDDVAAKHPALQQYAACQSHAFMKGIGTFLAGSGAAFAVQNMARQKLPYSLQWSLLLAAGSLGSYVVTRAETQKCSNFWIYLETENLPSAEDRDGAATLVRRNRYGDVVE from the exons ATGAAAGGGCCCCTCCGGTTCCGCCATGGCCGCGGCGGAAGGGGCGGGTGGCAGGGGCGGGTcctgccccgggccgggcccggcacCCTAGCCATGGTGAACCTGGGCGTGCGGCGGGTGGAGGACGATGTGGCTGCCAAGCACCCG GCGCTGCAGCAGTACGCGGCTTGCCAGTCTCACGCCTTCATGAAGGGCATCGGCACCTTCTTGGCAG GCAGCGGGGCCGCCTTCGCGGTGCAGAATATGGCGCGGCAGAAGCTGCCATACAGCCTGCAGTGGAGCCTGCTGTTGGCTGCCG ggtcCCTCGGAAGCTACGTGGTAACCAGAGCTGAGACGCAGAAATGCTCCAACTTCTGGATTTACCTGGAGACAG AAAACCTCCCTAGTGCAGAAGACAGGGATGGCGCTGCAACACTGGTGAGGAGGAACAGATACGGTGACGTGGTGGAGTAG
- the TMEM141 gene encoding transmembrane protein 141 isoform X2: protein MKGPLRFRHGRGGRGGWQGRVLPRAGPGTLAMVNLGVRRVEDDVAAKHPALQQYAACQSHAFMKGIGTFLAGSGAAFAVQNMARQKLPYSLQWSLLLAAGSLGSYVVTRAETQKCSNFWIYLETGKSLQEFAVTGGVSQPAENLPSAEDRDGAATLVRRNRYGDVVE from the exons ATGAAAGGGCCCCTCCGGTTCCGCCATGGCCGCGGCGGAAGGGGCGGGTGGCAGGGGCGGGTcctgccccgggccgggcccggcacCCTAGCCATGGTGAACCTGGGCGTGCGGCGGGTGGAGGACGATGTGGCTGCCAAGCACCCG GCGCTGCAGCAGTACGCGGCTTGCCAGTCTCACGCCTTCATGAAGGGCATCGGCACCTTCTTGGCAG GCAGCGGGGCCGCCTTCGCGGTGCAGAATATGGCGCGGCAGAAGCTGCCATACAGCCTGCAGTGGAGCCTGCTGTTGGCTGCCG ggtcCCTCGGAAGCTACGTGGTAACCAGAGCTGAGACGCAGAAATGCTCCAACTTCTGGATTTACCTGGAGACAGGCAAGTCCCTACAAGAGTTCGCCGTGACTGGTGGGGTGTCTCAACCCGCAG AAAACCTCCCTAGTGCAGAAGACAGGGATGGCGCTGCAACACTGGTGAGGAGGAACAGATACGGTGACGTGGTGGAGTAG
- the ENTPD2 gene encoding ectonucleoside triphosphate diphosphohydrolase 2: MARRLAALLLLLALGCLLGILLLLLGSGDTRGPPGFKYGIVLDAGSSHTAMFIYKWPADKENDTGVVSEHSMCDVEGPGISSYSSNPLAAGTSLEHCLNQALRDVPKEKHAGTPLYLGATAGMRLLNIADPQASDAVLRAVAATLKTYPFDFRGAKILSGEEEGVFGWVTANYLLENFIKRGWLGEWIHPQKKTLGAMDFGGASTQITFETRDTIENPRNEVMLKLYGQAYKVYTHSFLCYGRDQVLKRLLSKFLQAEHYQETVSHPCWPMGYNKSLLLSSIYDSPCTEKERPSLALNTTVTLVGTGNGNLCTLHVSKLFDFTNCSFSHCSFDGVFQPKISGNFIAFSAFFYTVDFIQTVMGRPVHLPNNLKDAAETICATSWSELLLKAPKLEKRLPDYCAVSTFVYLLTTKGYSFNNHSFPNIAFQKKAGETSIGWALGYMLNLTNMIPAEKPSSHKSMLYNYWVLLILLFVVTTLTSLVTAICLLRHSKSSII, translated from the exons ATGGCCCGCCGCCTGGCcgccctgctcctgcttctggCCCTCGGCTGCCTACTgggcatcctcctcctcctcctcggctCTGGGGACACACGGGGCCCGCCGGGCTTCAAG TACGGCATCGTGCTGGACGCTGGGTCCTCCCACACCGCCATGTTCATCTACAAGTGGCCTGCAGACAAGGAGAATGACACCGGGGTGGTCAGCGAGCACAGCATGTGTGATGTGGAGG GTCCTGGCATCTCCAGCTACAGCTCAAACCCGCTGGCGGCTGGGACAAGCCTGGAGCACTGCCTGAACCAGGCCCTGAGAGATGTGCCCAAGGAGAAGCATGCAGGCACGCCGCTTTACCTGGGTGCCACGGCTGGCATGCGTCTGCTCAA CATTGCGGATCCACAGGCGTCGGACGCTGTCCTCAGAGCTGTAGCAGCCACACTGAAGACGTACCCCTTTGATTTCCGGGGAGCAAAGATCCTGtcaggggaagaggaaggggtCTTTGGCTGGGTCACTGCAAACTATCTCCTGGAGAACTTCATCAAG CGTGGATGGCTCGGAGAATGGATCCACCCTCAGAAGAAGACCCTGGGGGCCATGGACTTTGGAGGTGCTTCCACACAGATCACCTTTGAAACCAGGGACACGATTGAAAACCCCAGAAATGAGGTGATGCTGAAACTGTATGGCCAGGCATACAAAGTGTACACACACAGCTTCCTCTGCTATGGGAGGGACCAGGTCCTCAAGAGGCTGCTCTCCAAGTTCCTCCAG GCTGAGCACTACCAAGAAACtgtctcccatccctgctggcctATGGGCTACAACAAGAGCCTGTTGTTGAGCAGCATCTATGACAGCCCCTGCACGGAGAAGGAGAGACCAAGCCTTGCCCTCAACACCACTGTTACCTTGGTcggcactgggaatgggaacctCTGCACTCTGCATGTCAGCAAGCTCTTTGACTTCACCAACTGCTCCTTCTCCCACTGCTCCTTTGATGGTGTTTTCCAGCCGAAGATTTCAGGAAACTTCATT GCCTTCTCTGCCTTCTTCTACACAGTGGATTTCATACAGACTGTGATGGGAAGACCTGTGCACCTGCCCAACAACCTGAAGGATGCTGCAGAGACCATCTGTGCCACCAGCTGGAGTGAG ctgctcctgaaagCCCCAAAGCTGGAGAAGAGGCTGCCAGATTACTGTGCTGTCAGCACATTTGTGTATTTGCTCACCACCAAAGGCTACAGCTTCAACAACCACTCCTTCCCCAACATTGCCTTCCAGAAGAAG GCAGGAGAAACCTCCATTGGCTGGGCCCTGGGCTACATGCTGAACCTCACCAACATGATCCCGGCAGAGAAGCCCTCCTCCCACAAAAGCATGCTGTACAATTACTGGGTCCTCCTCATCCTGCTCTTCGTGGTCACCACCCTGACATCCCTGGTGACTGCTATCTGCCTGCTCCGGCACAGCAAGTCCAGCATAATctga
- the CLIC3 gene encoding chloride intracellular channel protein 3 → MAEKPQIQLFIKASEDGESVGHCPFCQRLFMVLLLKGVPFTLTTVDVKRALDVLKDFAPGAQLPVLLYNGEPKTDTITIEEFLEDQLSPPMCPSLVPQYPESSLAGNDIFHKFSAFIKNPVPAQDEALQRSLLRALLKLDEYLSAPLEHELAQDPHLRVSQRHFLDGDHLTLADCNLLPKLNIVQVVCQHYRRFGIPKDLQGVWRYLNNASETKEFKYTCPNSQEIIQAYRSVVRAPQ, encoded by the exons ATGGccgaaaaaccccaaatccagctcTTCATCAAG GCAAGTGAGGATGGGGAGAGCGTAGGGCACTGCCCCTTCTGCCAGCGGCTCTtcatggtgctgctgctcaaaGGGGTGCCCTTCACCCTCACCACTGTGGACGTGAAGAG GGCACTGGATGTTCTGAAGGACTTCGCTCCAGGTGCCCAGCTGCCTGTCCTCCTCTACAACGGCGAGCCCAAGACCGACACCATCACCATTGAGGAGTTCCTGGAGGACCAGCTGAGCCCCCCCAT GTGCCCCAGTCTGGTCCCACAATACCCGGAGTCAAGCCTGGCTGGGAACGACATTTTCCACAAATTCTCTGCCTTCATCAAGAACCCGGTACCTGCCCAGGACGAGG cactgcagcggaGCCTGCTGCGGGCCTTGCTGAAGCTGGATGAGTACCTGAGTGCCCCTCTGGAGCACGAGCTGGCCCAGGACCCCCACCTCCGGGTCTCCCAGCGCCATTTCCTTGATGGAGACCACCTCACACTGGCTGACTGCAACCTGCTGCCAAAGCTCAACATTGTTCAG GTTGTGTGCCAGCACTACCGCCGCTTTGGGATCCCCAAGGACTTGCAGGGCGTGTGGCGGTACCTCAACAATGCCAGTGAAACCAAGGAGTTCAAATACACCTGCCCCAATAGCCAGGAGATTATACAGGCCTATCGTTCCGTGGTCCGGGCACCGCAGTGA
- the TMEM141 gene encoding transmembrane protein 141 isoform X1 produces MVNLGVRRVEDDVAAKHPALQQYAACQSHAFMKGIGTFLAGSGAAFAVQNMARQKLPYSLQWSLLLAAAAGSLGSYVVTRAETQKCSNFWIYLETGKSLQEFAVTGGVSQPAENLPSAEDRDGAATLVRRNRYGDVVE; encoded by the exons ATGGTGAACCTGGGCGTGCGGCGGGTGGAGGACGATGTGGCTGCCAAGCACCCG GCGCTGCAGCAGTACGCGGCTTGCCAGTCTCACGCCTTCATGAAGGGCATCGGCACCTTCTTGGCAG GCAGCGGGGCCGCCTTCGCGGTGCAGAATATGGCGCGGCAGAAGCTGCCATACAGCCTGCAGTGGAGCCTGCTGTTGGCTGCCG ctgcagggtcCCTCGGAAGCTACGTGGTAACCAGAGCTGAGACGCAGAAATGCTCCAACTTCTGGATTTACCTGGAGACAGGCAAGTCCCTACAAGAGTTCGCCGTGACTGGTGGGGTGTCTCAACCCGCAG AAAACCTCCCTAGTGCAGAAGACAGGGATGGCGCTGCAACACTGGTGAGGAGGAACAGATACGGTGACGTGGTGGAGTAG
- the TMEM141 gene encoding transmembrane protein 141 isoform X6, which yields MWLPSTRYGPVQPPGIPRAVLGRSAGAVGTSRPCPVTPASVLAGSGAAFAVQNMARQKLPYSLQWSLLLAAGSLGSYVVTRAETQKCSNFWIYLETGKSLQEFAVTGGVSQPAENLPSAEDRDGAATLVRRNRYGDVVE from the exons ATGTGGCTGCCAAGCACCCG GTACGGGCCGGTCCAGCCACCCGGCATCCCCCGGGCTGTCCTTGGCCGCTCCGCGGGGGCAGTGGGGACGTCCCGGCCGTGTCCGGTAACCCCGGCCTCGGTCTTGGCAGGCAGCGGGGCCGCCTTCGCGGTGCAGAATATGGCGCGGCAGAAGCTGCCATACAGCCTGCAGTGGAGCCTGCTGTTGGCTGCCG ggtcCCTCGGAAGCTACGTGGTAACCAGAGCTGAGACGCAGAAATGCTCCAACTTCTGGATTTACCTGGAGACAGGCAAGTCCCTACAAGAGTTCGCCGTGACTGGTGGGGTGTCTCAACCCGCAG AAAACCTCCCTAGTGCAGAAGACAGGGATGGCGCTGCAACACTGGTGAGGAGGAACAGATACGGTGACGTGGTGGAGTAG
- the PAXX gene encoding protein PAXX isoform X4 gives MAEPEGPFHVLRTGTGRFLCYCGPDGAVYVTDAMEVWAGELGDCPALGFRCPPEEHGAMLRAALDHGAAALSLGPGSATLRLPEEPQCPALALAQLPAAEARSQLQALVFGMAGCIESLERRLEARRCHLE, from the exons ATGGCGGAACCGGAGGGGCCCTTTCATGTGCTCCGAACCGGGACAGGCCGGTTCCTCTGCTACTGCGGACCCGACGGCGCCGTCTA TGTGACCGACGCGATGGAGGTCTGGGCCGGGGAGCTCGGTGACTGCCCGGCGCTCGGCTTT cGGTGCCCGCCGGAGGAGCACGGCGCGATGCTCAG GGCCGCCCTGGATCACGGAGCCGCCGCGCTGAGCCTGGGCCCGGGTTCGGCCACACTGCGGCTGCCGGAGGAGCCGCAGTGCCCGGCCCTGGCCCTCGCCCAGCTGCCCGCCGCCGAGGCGCGCAGCCAGCTGCAGGCGCTGGTCTTCGGCATGGCCGGCTGCATCGAGAGCCTGGAGAGGCGCCTGGAAG CAAGAAGGTGCCATCTGGAGTGA
- the PAXX gene encoding protein PAXX isoform X1 — protein MAEPEGPFHVLRTGTGRFLCYCGPDGAVYVTDAMEVWAGELGDCPALGFRCPPEEHGAMLRAALDHGAAALSLGPGSATLRLPEEPQCPALALAQLPAAEARSQLQALVFGMAGCIESLERRLEAVETLASSCSPEKNAARSQQLFLPDPSPRKSKASGSALPGKRKVPGESLINPGFKSKKVPSGVNFEDS, from the exons ATGGCGGAACCGGAGGGGCCCTTTCATGTGCTCCGAACCGGGACAGGCCGGTTCCTCTGCTACTGCGGACCCGACGGCGCCGTCTA TGTGACCGACGCGATGGAGGTCTGGGCCGGGGAGCTCGGTGACTGCCCGGCGCTCGGCTTT cGGTGCCCGCCGGAGGAGCACGGCGCGATGCTCAG GGCCGCCCTGGATCACGGAGCCGCCGCGCTGAGCCTGGGCCCGGGTTCGGCCACACTGCGGCTGCCGGAGGAGCCGCAGTGCCCGGCCCTGGCCCTCGCCCAGCTGCCCGCCGCCGAGGCGCGCAGCCAGCTGCAGGCGCTGGTCTTCGGCATGGCCGGCTGCATCGAGAGCCTGGAGAGGCGCCTGGAAG CAGTGGAGACGTTAGCATCTTCCTGCAGTCCTGAGAAGAACGCTGCCCGGAGCCAGCAGCTCTTTCTGCCAG accccagccccaggaagaGTAAGGCTTCTGGCTCAGCTTTGCCAGGCAAAAGGAAGGTACCGGGGGAGTCTCTCATTAACCCTGGTTTCAAAAg CAAGAAGGTGCCATCTGGAGTGAATTTCGAGGACTCCTGA
- the TMEM141 gene encoding transmembrane protein 141 isoform X3 has protein sequence MKGPLRFRHGRGGRGGWQGRVLPRAGPGTLAMVNLGVRRVEDDVAAKHPALQQYAACQSHAFMKGIGTFLAGSGAAFAVQNMARQKLPYSLQWSLLLAAAAGSLGSYVVTRAETQKCSNFWIYLETENLPSAEDRDGAATLVRRNRYGDVVE, from the exons ATGAAAGGGCCCCTCCGGTTCCGCCATGGCCGCGGCGGAAGGGGCGGGTGGCAGGGGCGGGTcctgccccgggccgggcccggcacCCTAGCCATGGTGAACCTGGGCGTGCGGCGGGTGGAGGACGATGTGGCTGCCAAGCACCCG GCGCTGCAGCAGTACGCGGCTTGCCAGTCTCACGCCTTCATGAAGGGCATCGGCACCTTCTTGGCAG GCAGCGGGGCCGCCTTCGCGGTGCAGAATATGGCGCGGCAGAAGCTGCCATACAGCCTGCAGTGGAGCCTGCTGTTGGCTGCCG ctgcagggtcCCTCGGAAGCTACGTGGTAACCAGAGCTGAGACGCAGAAATGCTCCAACTTCTGGATTTACCTGGAGACAG AAAACCTCCCTAGTGCAGAAGACAGGGATGGCGCTGCAACACTGGTGAGGAGGAACAGATACGGTGACGTGGTGGAGTAG
- the PAXX gene encoding protein PAXX isoform X2, translating to MAEPEGPFHVLRTGTGRFLCYCGPDGAVYVTDAMEVWAGELGDCPALGFRCPPEEHGAMLRAALDHGAAALSLGPGSATLRLPEEPQCPALALAQLPAAEARSQLQALVFGMAGCIESLERRLEDPSPRKSKASGSALPGKRKVPGESLINPGFKSKKVPSGVNFEDS from the exons ATGGCGGAACCGGAGGGGCCCTTTCATGTGCTCCGAACCGGGACAGGCCGGTTCCTCTGCTACTGCGGACCCGACGGCGCCGTCTA TGTGACCGACGCGATGGAGGTCTGGGCCGGGGAGCTCGGTGACTGCCCGGCGCTCGGCTTT cGGTGCCCGCCGGAGGAGCACGGCGCGATGCTCAG GGCCGCCCTGGATCACGGAGCCGCCGCGCTGAGCCTGGGCCCGGGTTCGGCCACACTGCGGCTGCCGGAGGAGCCGCAGTGCCCGGCCCTGGCCCTCGCCCAGCTGCCCGCCGCCGAGGCGCGCAGCCAGCTGCAGGCGCTGGTCTTCGGCATGGCCGGCTGCATCGAGAGCCTGGAGAGGCGCCTGGAAG accccagccccaggaagaGTAAGGCTTCTGGCTCAGCTTTGCCAGGCAAAAGGAAGGTACCGGGGGAGTCTCTCATTAACCCTGGTTTCAAAAg CAAGAAGGTGCCATCTGGAGTGAATTTCGAGGACTCCTGA
- the TMEM141 gene encoding transmembrane protein 141 isoform X7: MKGPLRFRHGRGGRGGWQGRVLPRAGPGTLAMVNLGVRRVEDDVAAKHPALQQYAACQSHAFMKGIGTFLAGSGAAFAVQNMARQKLPYSLQWSLLLAAENLPSAEDRDGAATLVRRNRYGDVVE, translated from the exons ATGAAAGGGCCCCTCCGGTTCCGCCATGGCCGCGGCGGAAGGGGCGGGTGGCAGGGGCGGGTcctgccccgggccgggcccggcacCCTAGCCATGGTGAACCTGGGCGTGCGGCGGGTGGAGGACGATGTGGCTGCCAAGCACCCG GCGCTGCAGCAGTACGCGGCTTGCCAGTCTCACGCCTTCATGAAGGGCATCGGCACCTTCTTGGCAG GCAGCGGGGCCGCCTTCGCGGTGCAGAATATGGCGCGGCAGAAGCTGCCATACAGCCTGCAGTGGAGCCTGCTGTTGGCTGCCG AAAACCTCCCTAGTGCAGAAGACAGGGATGGCGCTGCAACACTGGTGAGGAGGAACAGATACGGTGACGTGGTGGAGTAG
- the TMEM141 gene encoding transmembrane protein 141 isoform X5, which yields MWLPSTRYGPVQPPGIPRAVLGRSAGAVGTSRPCPVTPASVLAGSGAAFAVQNMARQKLPYSLQWSLLLAAAAGSLGSYVVTRAETQKCSNFWIYLETGKSLQEFAVTGGVSQPAENLPSAEDRDGAATLVRRNRYGDVVE from the exons ATGTGGCTGCCAAGCACCCG GTACGGGCCGGTCCAGCCACCCGGCATCCCCCGGGCTGTCCTTGGCCGCTCCGCGGGGGCAGTGGGGACGTCCCGGCCGTGTCCGGTAACCCCGGCCTCGGTCTTGGCAGGCAGCGGGGCCGCCTTCGCGGTGCAGAATATGGCGCGGCAGAAGCTGCCATACAGCCTGCAGTGGAGCCTGCTGTTGGCTGCCG ctgcagggtcCCTCGGAAGCTACGTGGTAACCAGAGCTGAGACGCAGAAATGCTCCAACTTCTGGATTTACCTGGAGACAGGCAAGTCCCTACAAGAGTTCGCCGTGACTGGTGGGGTGTCTCAACCCGCAG AAAACCTCCCTAGTGCAGAAGACAGGGATGGCGCTGCAACACTGGTGAGGAGGAACAGATACGGTGACGTGGTGGAGTAG
- the PAXX gene encoding protein PAXX isoform X3, producing the protein MAEPEGPFHVLRTGTGRFLCYCGPDGAVYVTDAMEVWAGELGDCPALGFRCPPEEHGAMLRAALDHGAAALSLGPGSATLRLPEEPQCPALALAQLPAAEARSQLQALVFGMAGCIESLERRLEAVETLASSCSPEKNAARSQQLFLPARRCHLE; encoded by the exons ATGGCGGAACCGGAGGGGCCCTTTCATGTGCTCCGAACCGGGACAGGCCGGTTCCTCTGCTACTGCGGACCCGACGGCGCCGTCTA TGTGACCGACGCGATGGAGGTCTGGGCCGGGGAGCTCGGTGACTGCCCGGCGCTCGGCTTT cGGTGCCCGCCGGAGGAGCACGGCGCGATGCTCAG GGCCGCCCTGGATCACGGAGCCGCCGCGCTGAGCCTGGGCCCGGGTTCGGCCACACTGCGGCTGCCGGAGGAGCCGCAGTGCCCGGCCCTGGCCCTCGCCCAGCTGCCCGCCGCCGAGGCGCGCAGCCAGCTGCAGGCGCTGGTCTTCGGCATGGCCGGCTGCATCGAGAGCCTGGAGAGGCGCCTGGAAG CAGTGGAGACGTTAGCATCTTCCTGCAGTCCTGAGAAGAACGCTGCCCGGAGCCAGCAGCTCTTTCTGCCAG CAAGAAGGTGCCATCTGGAGTGA